One Echinicola strongylocentroti DNA window includes the following coding sequences:
- a CDS encoding heavy metal translocating P-type ATPase, whose product MGWPVLVKGWKSILKGDVFTEFFLVGIATLGAFAIGEYPEGVAVMLFYAIGELFQDAAVNRAKRNIKALLDIRPDSVSVQRNGQMVIVHPEEVQTGETIQVKPGEKVPLDGEMLREKSSFNTSALTGESKPATYNKGENVLAGMVNLDRLIELKVTRRFNESSLARILELVQNATARKSKTEQFIRKFARVYTPIVTFLAVGLTFLPYFFIENYVFEDWLYRVLIFLVISCPCALVISIPLGYFGGIGAASRKGILFKGSNFLDLMTRVNTVVMDKTGTLTRGVFEVQKAVTMDGITTDWLSLAAAMESKSTHPIAKAVTEYTKKQGGKISEPEQQEEIAGHGLKGKVNSKHLLIGNQKLMDKEGIVTCADAAREVNTVIHVAVDQKYAGYLVIADELKADAAQAINALHKSGVRELIMLSGDKDAVTQQVAKSLGIDKAFGDLLPEQKVEKVEELKKDTSRVIAFVGDGINDAPVLALADVGMAMGGLGSDAAIETADVVIQTDQPSKIATAIQIGKQTKRIVWQNISLAFGVKVIVLALGAGGLATMWEAVFADVGVAFLAILNAIRIQKMKF is encoded by the coding sequence GTGGGTTGGCCGGTATTGGTCAAAGGCTGGAAGTCCATCCTGAAAGGTGATGTGTTCACTGAATTTTTCCTAGTGGGCATAGCCACCCTGGGGGCTTTTGCCATAGGTGAATATCCCGAGGGGGTGGCGGTGATGCTTTTCTATGCCATCGGGGAATTGTTTCAGGATGCAGCAGTGAACAGAGCCAAACGCAACATCAAAGCCCTGCTGGACATCCGCCCCGATTCGGTCTCTGTACAGCGAAACGGGCAAATGGTGATCGTACACCCGGAAGAAGTCCAAACCGGGGAAACCATACAAGTAAAACCCGGAGAAAAAGTACCCCTCGATGGGGAAATGCTGAGGGAAAAGAGCAGCTTCAATACCTCCGCTTTGACGGGTGAAAGCAAACCTGCTACGTACAACAAAGGAGAAAATGTGCTGGCTGGGATGGTGAACCTCGACAGGCTGATTGAACTGAAAGTAACCAGGCGGTTCAACGAAAGTTCACTTGCCCGTATCCTGGAGCTGGTGCAGAACGCTACCGCACGCAAGTCAAAAACCGAGCAGTTCATCCGCAAATTCGCACGGGTTTACACGCCCATTGTTACCTTTCTGGCGGTGGGATTGACCTTCCTGCCTTACTTTTTTATAGAAAACTATGTGTTTGAAGACTGGCTTTACCGGGTATTGATCTTTTTGGTGATCTCATGTCCTTGTGCGTTGGTCATCTCAATACCGCTCGGCTATTTCGGAGGAATAGGCGCAGCTTCCCGTAAAGGGATACTGTTCAAAGGCTCCAACTTTCTTGACCTCATGACCAGAGTAAACACCGTAGTGATGGACAAAACAGGCACGTTGACCAGAGGGGTGTTTGAAGTTCAGAAAGCCGTGACCATGGACGGTATTACTACAGATTGGCTAAGTCTGGCGGCAGCTATGGAAAGTAAATCCACACATCCCATCGCAAAAGCCGTTACAGAATATACTAAAAAGCAGGGAGGGAAAATTTCAGAACCCGAGCAACAGGAAGAAATAGCCGGGCACGGTCTGAAAGGAAAAGTAAATAGTAAGCATTTGCTCATCGGCAATCAAAAACTGATGGACAAGGAAGGGATTGTTACCTGTGCTGATGCTGCCAGAGAGGTCAATACTGTCATCCATGTAGCAGTGGACCAAAAATATGCCGGTTATCTGGTGATTGCAGATGAACTCAAAGCCGATGCTGCCCAGGCAATTAATGCATTACACAAATCAGGAGTTCGGGAACTGATCATGCTGTCAGGAGATAAGGATGCTGTGACCCAACAAGTGGCAAAATCACTCGGAATAGATAAAGCCTTTGGCGATCTGCTGCCAGAGCAAAAGGTGGAAAAAGTAGAAGAACTGAAAAAGGATACCAGCCGTGTCATCGCATTTGTGGGGGACGGTATCAACGATGCTCCCGTCCTTGCTCTGGCAGATGTAGGCATGGCAATGGGTGGTTTGGGCAGTGATGCCGCCATTGAGACAGCCGATGTGGTCATTCAGACCGACCAGCCCTCTAAAATTGCTACTGCTATTCAAATAGGTAAACAGACCAAGCGTATCGTATGGCAAAATATCAGCCTGGCATTTGGGGTGAAGGTTATTGTGCTGGCACTGGGAGCCGGAGGCCTGGCTACCATGTGGGAAGCCGTCTTTGCTGATGTGGGAGTGGCCTTTCTCGCGATTTTGAATGCGATAAGAATCCAGAAAATGAAGTTTTAA
- a CDS encoding DUF3703 domain-containing protein: protein MPKGLKSFFKQELVLYKEKLARGHLREAWRHLERAHVLGQPYPYQHSEAHWLMLRFGFMIKDWTEIRGQILRLFVGGVKSFVGKVPVGNTGGANVPPLLPMEIPEDLKVIIDRFKK, encoded by the coding sequence ATGCCTAAAGGCCTCAAGTCTTTTTTTAAGCAGGAGCTCGTTCTGTATAAAGAAAAACTCGCCAGGGGTCACCTTCGGGAAGCCTGGCGACATCTGGAGCGGGCGCACGTCCTTGGTCAGCCCTATCCATACCAGCACTCGGAAGCGCATTGGCTCATGCTCCGGTTTGGCTTCATGATCAAGGATTGGACAGAAATCCGGGGGCAGATACTCAGGCTTTTTGTGGGAGGGGTAAAGTCTTTTGTGGGAAAGGTACCTGTAGGCAATACCGGAGGAGCCAATGTTCCTCCCCTTTTGCCCATGGAAATACCTGAAGACCTGAAGGTAATAATAGATCGATTCAAAAAATAA
- a CDS encoding methyltransferase family protein encodes MIHLRIFLPVFFLLYFLLTFLMYASKKKKKPPKLKTVTLLNNLIWLLVIVLMTVFSLYPEVYHQYIVPFEALKSHWLSWAAIGLMSLAFLIVISAKNQQRLNRGSETKGWLLLSTGIYSKSRNPVHLGQLITLIGFFLCIPSIYSGVLLILGFLIVFVRVGLEEKVLESVFGDDYFAYEKRVRRWI; translated from the coding sequence ATGATACATTTAAGAATATTTCTGCCGGTGTTTTTCCTCCTTTACTTTTTACTTACATTTTTAATGTACGCTTCCAAAAAGAAGAAAAAGCCACCTAAACTTAAAACTGTTACCTTATTGAACAACCTGATATGGTTATTGGTAATAGTGCTAATGACAGTTTTCTCGTTATACCCGGAGGTTTACCATCAATACATTGTGCCATTTGAGGCATTGAAAAGTCATTGGTTGAGCTGGGCAGCTATTGGACTCATGTCGCTAGCCTTCCTGATCGTTATCTCAGCAAAAAATCAACAAAGATTGAATAGAGGAAGTGAAACAAAAGGCTGGTTGCTACTCTCAACTGGCATTTATTCTAAATCCAGAAATCCGGTTCATCTGGGGCAACTAATCACACTGATTGGCTTTTTTCTTTGCATTCCCAGTATCTATTCAGGTGTTCTGCTAATACTTGGTTTCTTGATTGTATTTGTCCGTGTTGGACTGGAAGAAAAGGTGCTGGAGAGTGTTTTTGGTGATGATTATTTTGCTTATGAGAAGCGGGTAAGAAGATGGATTTAA
- the nhaA gene encoding Na+/H+ antiporter NhaA, which produces MDRSIKNNQSTIAYIQQTARRFLNRETSGGLLLIAATILALILGNSQWADAYHHYLKDEFLFELSEHFTFGLTIEEWINDGLMAIFFLVAGLELKREIMVGELSSFKKASMPLLAALGGMAMPAIIFTMLNSGTVNINGWGIPMATDIAYSLGIIGLLGRRVPAQLKIFLVALAIADDLGAILVIALFYSNQLSWLYLGTGAGIFILLMLFNRLGIKNLFWYLLGGVGLWYCFLNSGVHPTIAGVLFAITIPVKPKLDSKLLKDRTARNVERLEETDIETRDPLQDVRQGKILKDIKKDTENAKPPLLKLENALIDFNAFFIIPIFAIANAGVKLDVSFLEVVSGSLGLGILLGLAVGKVLGISLFAFIGEKLGIAELHISLRWGHIIGMGMIAGIGFTMSLFITNLAFSDPELVKVSKISILIASLIGALGGIITLLFTKPKNENL; this is translated from the coding sequence ATGGATCGGTCAATAAAAAATAATCAGTCAACAATAGCATATATCCAGCAAACAGCCCGAAGGTTTCTAAATAGAGAAACTTCAGGTGGTTTACTTTTAATTGCAGCTACTATTTTAGCCCTGATTTTAGGTAATTCTCAATGGGCGGATGCTTACCATCACTACCTTAAAGATGAATTTCTCTTTGAGCTATCTGAGCATTTTACTTTTGGTCTGACCATCGAGGAATGGATCAATGACGGGCTAATGGCCATATTCTTTCTGGTGGCCGGTTTGGAGCTTAAGCGGGAAATAATGGTAGGTGAATTGTCATCCTTTAAGAAAGCTTCTATGCCGCTCCTGGCAGCGCTCGGTGGAATGGCAATGCCTGCCATAATATTTACAATGCTTAATTCAGGGACAGTAAATATCAATGGCTGGGGAATTCCGATGGCAACAGATATTGCGTATTCTTTGGGTATAATCGGGTTATTGGGTAGAAGAGTGCCAGCCCAGCTTAAAATCTTTTTGGTGGCTCTGGCCATAGCAGATGATCTGGGGGCCATACTCGTGATTGCGCTGTTTTATAGCAACCAACTGAGTTGGTTATACCTGGGAACCGGGGCAGGGATTTTTATCCTTTTAATGCTGTTCAATCGATTGGGCATAAAAAACTTGTTCTGGTACCTTTTGGGAGGCGTAGGGCTTTGGTATTGCTTCCTGAATTCAGGCGTTCACCCTACCATAGCCGGAGTGCTTTTTGCCATTACCATTCCTGTAAAACCTAAATTAGACAGTAAATTATTGAAAGATCGCACCGCCAGAAATGTAGAAAGACTGGAAGAAACGGATATTGAAACCCGTGACCCGTTGCAGGATGTTCGCCAGGGGAAAATACTCAAAGACATCAAAAAGGATACTGAAAACGCAAAGCCTCCATTACTGAAACTGGAAAATGCACTGATTGATTTTAATGCCTTTTTCATTATTCCTATTTTCGCCATTGCCAATGCAGGCGTGAAACTGGATGTTAGCTTTTTGGAGGTCGTATCAGGTTCTCTTGGCCTGGGTATATTATTGGGTCTGGCAGTAGGGAAAGTACTGGGGATCAGTCTCTTTGCCTTTATCGGAGAAAAGTTGGGTATAGCAGAATTGCATATCTCTTTAAGATGGGGGCACATTATTGGCATGGGCATGATAGCCGGAATAGGTTTTACCATGTCGCTGTTCATCACCAACCTGGCATTTAGCGATCCTGAATTGGTCAAAGTGTCCAAAATCAGTATTTTAATAGCTTCCCTGATTGGTGCTTTAGGAGGCATCATCACTTTACTATTTACCAAACCTAAAAATGAAAACCTATGA
- a CDS encoding SpoIIAA family protein, which translates to MLQILELTRDNIICTKADGNLTELDMEKIHPLIHNILKTGKKVRWYFEMENFTGWSIEGLWADAKMDLSHAKDYEKIAMVGEKKWQDWITQFMKPFTNAEIRYFDRNEKESARQWIGQ; encoded by the coding sequence ATGCTACAAATACTGGAATTGACAAGAGATAATATTATCTGTACAAAAGCAGATGGAAATCTTACCGAACTGGATATGGAAAAGATCCATCCATTGATTCATAATATATTAAAAACAGGAAAAAAAGTACGGTGGTATTTTGAAATGGAAAACTTCACCGGTTGGAGTATAGAGGGTTTATGGGCAGATGCGAAAATGGATTTGTCTCATGCTAAAGATTATGAAAAGATAGCCATGGTAGGCGAAAAGAAATGGCAGGATTGGATTACCCAATTTATGAAACCGTTTACCAATGCGGAAATCCGTTACTTTGACAGGAATGAAAAAGAGTCAGCAAGGCAATGGATCGGTCAATAA
- a CDS encoding cation diffusion facilitator family transporter codes for MKENKRNPNAISEKGLKTTLTGIVVSALLAIVKALGGIFGHSYALIADAIESGTDVVTSGMLWLGLRWSTKPADENHPYGHGKAEALVALGISLALVGAAFIIIKDSIAHIQSPHKTPAPYTLIILVVVVVTKELLYRFVLKTGEEIQSGAVKADAFHHRSDAITSVAAFIGISIALWGGEGYEVADDYAALIAAAFIIYNAYGIGRPAIGELLDEELEPEFHKEVTHLAEQIPEVEKVEQCHSRKMGPAFHVDLHIWVDGKLSVDEGHQVAHKVKESLVENIPQIIDVHIHVEPTKKLKSYATNTGIDKR; via the coding sequence ATGAAGGAAAATAAAAGAAATCCCAATGCTATCTCTGAAAAAGGGTTGAAAACCACCCTGACAGGTATTGTTGTGAGTGCACTATTGGCTATTGTAAAGGCTCTGGGAGGAATTTTTGGCCACTCTTATGCACTTATAGCTGACGCAATAGAATCAGGGACAGACGTGGTAACTTCCGGTATGCTTTGGTTAGGCTTGAGATGGTCAACCAAGCCAGCGGATGAAAACCATCCGTATGGGCACGGTAAGGCGGAAGCTTTGGTGGCACTTGGAATTTCACTGGCACTTGTGGGGGCAGCCTTTATCATTATAAAAGACAGTATTGCCCATATTCAAAGTCCACATAAAACTCCGGCACCATATACGCTAATTATTTTAGTAGTAGTGGTGGTTACTAAGGAATTGCTATATCGCTTTGTGTTGAAAACTGGCGAAGAAATACAAAGTGGAGCAGTAAAAGCAGATGCCTTTCATCATCGAAGTGATGCCATTACTTCTGTAGCGGCATTCATAGGAATATCCATTGCTTTATGGGGTGGTGAAGGATATGAGGTAGCTGATGATTACGCGGCACTTATCGCAGCAGCTTTTATCATTTACAATGCCTACGGGATTGGCCGCCCTGCCATTGGTGAATTATTAGATGAAGAGCTGGAACCTGAATTTCATAAGGAGGTAACCCATCTTGCCGAGCAAATACCAGAGGTTGAAAAAGTGGAGCAATGCCATTCCAGAAAAATGGGGCCTGCGTTCCACGTTGACCTTCATATTTGGGTAGATGGCAAGCTGTCAGTAGATGAAGGACACCAGGTAGCACACAAGGTAAAAGAAAGCCTGGTTGAAAACATTCCCCAAATAATTGATGTCCATATTCATGTAGAACCTACTAAAAAATTAAAAAGCTATGCTACAAATACTGGAATTGACAAGAGATAA
- a CDS encoding DUF2231 domain-containing protein, with protein sequence MGDIPSIWRTETWHPLSVHFPIAFLLLATLVCLVIYFASGEQRKFLQYCRAGLLMIGTVTIWIAIYTGSLAYNVVVRKICDPQMLGEHQWYAYASAITYSTAMFTEWVLYLKIISKNKLLVHAITILLIIGAFGLGYAGHLGASVVYQQGAGVYQPTEDCVEFNE encoded by the coding sequence ATGGGTGATATTCCATCAATATGGCGGACAGAAACCTGGCATCCTCTGTCCGTTCATTTTCCTATTGCCTTTCTTCTTTTAGCAACGCTTGTCTGCCTGGTTATTTACTTTGCCAGCGGTGAACAGCGAAAATTCCTGCAATACTGCCGAGCAGGCTTATTGATGATAGGAACCGTTACTATTTGGATAGCTATTTACACAGGGTCATTGGCTTACAATGTGGTAGTTCGTAAAATATGCGATCCACAAATGCTTGGCGAGCACCAATGGTATGCTTATGCCTCAGCAATTACATACAGTACGGCCATGTTTACAGAATGGGTACTGTATTTAAAAATCATCTCCAAAAATAAATTATTGGTTCATGCAATAACCATTTTGTTGATTATAGGAGCCTTTGGCTTAGGCTATGCAGGTCATCTGGGTGCATCAGTGGTATATCAGCAAGGGGCGGGAGTATATCAACCGACAGAAGATTGTGTTGAATTTAATGAATAA
- a CDS encoding cation transporter, which yields MKKSTFHISKMDCPSEEQIIRMKLEPFNGVKYLDFDIPNRKLKVYHTEKVDEIHQAITALNFNERLEKTEENVDLPSTIDDTQQRKILWCVLGINFGFFVVEMTTGWISRSMGLVADSLDMLADSIVYGLSLFAVGAAMARKKKVAKISGYFQMGLALLGFSEVLRRFFSQSETPLFQWMIIISVLALIGNLVSLWLINKAKSEEAHMQASAIFTSNDIVVNGGVILAGVLVYLLESKWPDLAIGGIVFAFVMRGAVRILKLART from the coding sequence TTGAAAAAATCCACCTTCCACATCAGCAAAATGGACTGCCCCTCAGAGGAGCAGATAATCCGCATGAAATTAGAACCTTTTAATGGTGTGAAGTATTTAGATTTTGATATACCTAATCGTAAATTAAAAGTCTATCATACCGAAAAAGTAGATGAAATCCATCAGGCTATAACAGCATTGAACTTTAACGAGAGGCTGGAAAAAACGGAGGAGAATGTTGATTTACCATCTACTATTGATGATACTCAACAGCGAAAAATACTTTGGTGTGTGTTGGGCATCAATTTCGGTTTCTTTGTTGTAGAAATGACTACCGGTTGGATTTCCCGCTCTATGGGTTTAGTGGCTGATTCTCTGGATATGCTGGCAGACTCCATAGTCTACGGCCTGAGCTTATTTGCTGTTGGAGCAGCAATGGCTCGCAAAAAAAAGGTAGCCAAAATCAGTGGTTATTTTCAGATGGGATTGGCACTATTAGGCTTTTCAGAAGTCTTACGGAGGTTTTTTAGCCAAAGTGAAACACCACTTTTTCAGTGGATGATCATCATATCGGTACTGGCCCTCATTGGCAACTTGGTTTCGCTCTGGCTGATCAACAAAGCCAAAAGTGAGGAGGCCCATATGCAGGCCAGTGCCATATTCACTTCCAATGACATTGTAGTAAATGGAGGAGTGATCCTAGCCGGGGTATTGGTTTATTTGCTGGAAAGCAAATGGCCTGATTTGGCTATTGGAGGGATTGTTTTTGCTTTTGTGATGAGAGGGGCTGTAAGGATATTGAAGTTAGCTAGGACATGA
- a CDS encoding DUF302 domain-containing protein — MTYYHEKTLENISFEEAIQKVTETLKEEGFGILTEIDVKETLKKKLDEDFRPYKILGACNPPFAHKALLAEDKIGAMLPCNVIVQQSDDSVEIAAVDPVASMQAVENKDLEGIAEEIQSKLKAVIESL, encoded by the coding sequence ATGACATATTATCACGAAAAAACATTGGAAAATATAAGCTTCGAAGAAGCGATTCAAAAAGTAACAGAGACTCTGAAAGAGGAAGGGTTCGGTATCCTTACTGAAATTGATGTAAAAGAAACTCTGAAGAAAAAGCTGGATGAAGATTTTCGTCCTTACAAGATTCTCGGTGCATGTAATCCGCCCTTCGCACACAAGGCATTATTAGCCGAAGATAAAATTGGGGCAATGCTGCCCTGCAATGTAATCGTCCAACAAAGCGATGATAGCGTAGAAATAGCAGCAGTGGATCCGGTAGCATCTATGCAGGCCGTAGAGAATAAAGATCTGGAAGGCATTGCTGAAGAAATTCAGTCAAAGTTAAAAGCAGTTATTGAAAGTCTATAA
- a CDS encoding heavy metal translocating P-type ATPase yields the protein MKKLQIKIPLLLPEVPDEKDQCVAKLIERLKNKEGLEKVHIADETDNGVPQLCFHYDPELISIDRIQSLAEQTGAEITRKFGHKLIEVDGIRHTRHARNIERGLRGIAGIMEASVSASGMVRVEYDTAKTDEAEILKALRKDGLDMPDTQVSAERFLEQVKETEKGEDQKEGNKEHVHEEGEDHDHSHGGIFGKNTELIFSIICGALLGIGFGLTYIEAVPSWVSLSLYIGAYFFGGYFTAKEAIQTVAKGGFEIDFLMLVAAIGAAILGEWAEGALLLFLFSMGHALEHYAMNKARKSIAALAELAPKTALLKRNGKTEEVGIEELSIGDIIVVKPNSKISADGVVISGQSSVNQAPITGESVPVDKEPVDNPDKDWSQEDDIKDENRAFSGTINGNNTLEIKVIKVAKDSTLSRLVKLVNEAQTQKSPTQRLTDKFEKYFVPSVLVLVVLLNFAFLVIDESFSESFYRAMAVLVAASPCALAIATPSAVLSGVARAAKSGVLIKGGRPLEDLGVLTALAFDKTGTLTEGKPKLTEVVAVGDVKEDELLKIAVAVESLSDHPLAKAVVRDGKERLDGADVPDAKDLEAVLGKGIKATLGDDKVYIGNLDLFESLDDNKPEKETEEKVKSLESDGNTTMLIRQNDHYIGIIALMDTPRKEAKNTLEQLKKIGIKRMIMLTGDNQKVADAVAKEIGLTDAWGSLLPEEKVEAIKKLKKNESKVAMVGDGVNDAPAMANSTVGIAMGAAGSDVALETADIALMADKLETLPFAIALSRNAKSIIKQNLWISLGIVGILIPLTISGIATIGPAVLIHEGSTLVVVFNALRLLAYKK from the coding sequence ATGAAAAAACTACAAATAAAAATACCGCTCCTCCTGCCAGAAGTCCCCGATGAGAAGGACCAATGTGTGGCAAAACTCATCGAGCGTCTTAAAAACAAAGAGGGATTGGAAAAAGTGCATATAGCAGACGAAACAGACAATGGCGTACCCCAGCTATGCTTTCACTACGACCCTGAGTTGATCTCTATAGACCGCATTCAGTCGCTGGCCGAGCAAACCGGGGCAGAAATCACACGAAAATTTGGACATAAACTCATAGAAGTAGATGGTATTCGTCATACACGCCATGCTCGTAACATTGAGCGTGGTCTCCGAGGTATAGCGGGTATTATGGAAGCCTCTGTATCGGCATCAGGCATGGTGCGGGTAGAGTATGATACCGCCAAAACAGATGAAGCCGAAATCCTGAAAGCCCTGAGAAAAGACGGGCTTGATATGCCCGATACGCAGGTGAGTGCTGAACGTTTTCTTGAGCAGGTAAAAGAAACTGAAAAAGGCGAAGATCAAAAGGAAGGTAATAAGGAACATGTCCATGAGGAAGGTGAAGATCATGATCATTCGCATGGCGGTATTTTCGGTAAAAATACAGAGTTGATCTTTTCCATTATCTGCGGAGCATTATTAGGTATTGGCTTTGGGCTTACTTATATCGAAGCTGTGCCTTCCTGGGTAAGTCTTTCACTTTATATCGGAGCTTATTTCTTTGGCGGCTATTTTACAGCCAAAGAAGCCATTCAAACAGTGGCCAAAGGAGGCTTTGAAATTGATTTCCTGATGCTCGTGGCTGCCATTGGAGCGGCTATTCTTGGCGAATGGGCGGAAGGCGCCTTATTGTTATTCCTGTTCAGCATGGGCCATGCACTGGAACACTACGCCATGAACAAAGCCCGTAAATCCATTGCTGCTTTGGCAGAACTCGCTCCTAAAACGGCATTGCTCAAGAGAAATGGTAAGACCGAAGAAGTCGGTATTGAGGAATTGAGCATTGGTGACATCATTGTGGTGAAGCCCAACAGTAAGATTTCTGCTGATGGGGTGGTAATTAGTGGACAAAGTAGCGTGAATCAGGCGCCTATCACCGGGGAAAGTGTGCCGGTAGATAAAGAACCGGTGGATAATCCCGATAAAGACTGGTCACAGGAAGATGATATCAAAGATGAGAACCGTGCATTTTCGGGTACCATAAATGGCAACAATACGCTGGAAATCAAAGTGATTAAAGTAGCAAAGGACTCTACGCTCTCCCGCCTGGTGAAACTGGTGAATGAAGCCCAGACCCAGAAATCACCTACACAGCGCCTTACTGATAAATTTGAGAAATATTTTGTGCCTTCTGTATTGGTACTGGTCGTGTTGCTCAATTTTGCTTTTCTGGTCATTGATGAAAGTTTTAGCGAAAGCTTCTACCGTGCAATGGCTGTATTGGTGGCTGCCAGCCCTTGCGCTTTGGCCATTGCGACCCCTAGTGCAGTGCTAAGTGGAGTAGCCCGGGCAGCCAAAAGCGGGGTGCTTATCAAGGGCGGCCGTCCGTTGGAAGATTTGGGTGTACTCACCGCCCTGGCTTTTGATAAAACCGGAACATTAACAGAAGGAAAGCCTAAGCTCACTGAAGTAGTTGCTGTAGGTGATGTAAAAGAGGACGAACTGTTGAAAATAGCAGTAGCTGTAGAAAGCCTGAGCGACCACCCCCTGGCAAAAGCCGTGGTACGGGATGGGAAAGAGCGATTGGATGGTGCTGATGTGCCTGATGCGAAAGACCTGGAAGCGGTGCTTGGTAAGGGGATTAAGGCTACCTTGGGTGATGACAAAGTATACATCGGCAATCTGGACCTGTTTGAATCCCTGGATGACAATAAGCCAGAGAAGGAAACGGAAGAAAAGGTTAAGTCACTGGAATCAGATGGAAATACCACAATGCTGATCCGTCAGAATGACCACTACATTGGTATCATTGCCCTGATGGATACGCCCAGAAAGGAAGCTAAAAATACCCTGGAGCAGCTCAAAAAGATTGGTATCAAGCGTATGATCATGCTTACGGGTGATAACCAGAAAGTAGCCGATGCAGTGGCCAAAGAGATCGGTCTCACGGATGCCTGGGGCAGCTTGCTGCCGGAAGAAAAGGTAGAAGCGATTAAAAAGCTCAAAAAAAATGAATCCAAAGTGGCGATGGTGGGTGATGGCGTAAATGACGCACCGGCCATGGCCAATAGTACTGTGGGGATTGCCATGGGGGCAGCAGGCAGTGATGTGGCCCTGGAAACAGCCGATATTGCCCTGATGGCCGATAAGCTGGAAACACTGCCTTTTGCCATCGCACTGAGCAGAAATGCTAAGAGTATCATCAAACAAAACCTGTGGATAAGTCTGGGAATTGTAGGTATTTTAATTCCACTGACAATTTCTGGTATTGCAACTATAGGTCCTGCCGTACTCATCCATGAAGGTTCTACTTTGGTAGTAGTATTTAATGCATTGAGGTTGTTGGCTTATAAAAAGTAG
- a CDS encoding MgtC/SapB family protein — MDFQTEITLIPRLLVALVLGVLIGLDREIDGHAAGIRTYAAVCLGAALVTIINSHIEVADQTRIVANIVSGIGFLGAGIIFRDGSKNFISGLTTAATIWVTAAVGIAIGYGMYLIVSVTSALLILLLISQHFPFLKKKNIRK, encoded by the coding sequence ATGGATTTTCAAACTGAAATAACGCTCATACCCAGACTACTTGTTGCCCTGGTACTTGGTGTTTTGATAGGACTCGACAGGGAAATTGACGGGCATGCCGCAGGAATCAGAACGTATGCTGCCGTTTGCCTGGGTGCGGCTTTAGTCACAATTATCAACTCCCACATTGAAGTTGCAGATCAGACCCGAATTGTTGCCAATATTGTTTCAGGCATTGGCTTCCTGGGGGCGGGTATTATTTTCAGAGATGGATCCAAAAATTTCATTTCAGGTTTGACAACCGCAGCTACTATTTGGGTCACTGCTGCTGTAGGAATTGCTATTGGATATGGCATGTACCTTATCGTGAGTGTCACATCCGCTTTGCTTATTCTATTATTGATTTCACAGCATTTCCCTTTTTTAAAAAAGAAAAATATTAGAAAATGA